Proteins found in one Streptomyces sp. CB09001 genomic segment:
- a CDS encoding ATP-binding protein has protein sequence MDGDGTRDARGTHANPVPRPASPPEVPAKPPEAPAVPPRPARAPGAPDGSAFLTWLRTPRPQALPGVWRFGHRPRPAEEPERVPGRQLLSGAVIAFLVGWLIWSLLWNGYLGGWWLLPLFAMIPDSWAEPHSFASVVVVYAYYVLIAGIIMVGVGRLGRWGEIWRRYGPPAWRRAVPGAVPAPAPEEDPAAWPALRAAGAQDAAERLAADARSGLMRDVDHARIARAWQGVQRGRHSLATFTGAVLSHGSAACPHPSGARDLPARQARHDLVTGQVRIGTAADDARNPYAYRGAGLALGPDLLGTSLLAVGPAGSGKTGSLVRPLTESLCLHALAGGAAVVVVGAAGADLGPTDAYDVVVRIGNPDSVYDLDLYGGTTDPDEAAVVLAEALAGDLTDQHQGGDTRRSTTVLAQLLGPFRAVHGRFPGVPELRQLLDGAPGPLAELREGLRAAGLESLLRELDARERQQGRPGDVGGVLADRVALLDRPAFAPFFDTSGQSRPFSLKALDHPVRVRIDLPQRGHADASRMLARLVLAQFTASVSVREDRSLFACLVLDDASGVVTPEAVRGVQRLRSAGAGVVLTLRTLDDVPRPLRGPLLGAIGCRMALSGLTPWDGQDFAEVWGKEWTEARDVTDRQIIAETPAGKAVHMLRRVITGKAPTARAVTVRQVERERWSASELAHAVPAGHAVLSLTSVKGEHAPPLLVDLRG, from the coding sequence ATGGACGGCGACGGGACCCGGGACGCGCGGGGCACGCATGCGAATCCGGTGCCGCGTCCGGCGAGTCCCCCGGAGGTGCCCGCGAAGCCCCCCGAGGCACCCGCGGTGCCGCCCCGGCCGGCGCGGGCACCGGGGGCCCCGGACGGTTCGGCCTTCCTGACCTGGCTGCGCACCCCGCGCCCGCAGGCGCTGCCGGGTGTGTGGCGGTTCGGGCACCGGCCGCGGCCCGCGGAGGAGCCCGAGCGGGTGCCGGGCCGACAATTGCTGAGCGGTGCGGTGATCGCGTTCCTGGTCGGCTGGCTGATCTGGTCGCTGCTCTGGAACGGCTACCTGGGCGGCTGGTGGCTGCTGCCCCTCTTCGCGATGATCCCGGACTCCTGGGCCGAGCCGCACAGCTTCGCCTCGGTCGTGGTCGTCTACGCCTACTACGTCCTGATCGCCGGCATCATCATGGTCGGCGTCGGGCGGCTCGGCCGCTGGGGCGAGATCTGGCGGCGCTACGGCCCGCCCGCCTGGCGCCGTGCCGTCCCCGGCGCGGTTCCCGCGCCCGCCCCCGAGGAGGACCCCGCCGCGTGGCCCGCGCTCCGTGCCGCCGGGGCCCAAGACGCCGCCGAGCGGCTCGCCGCCGACGCCCGCTCGGGACTCATGCGGGACGTGGACCACGCCCGCATCGCCCGCGCCTGGCAGGGCGTGCAGCGCGGCCGGCACAGCCTCGCCACCTTCACCGGCGCCGTGCTCAGCCACGGCTCCGCCGCCTGCCCGCACCCCTCCGGCGCCCGCGACCTGCCCGCCCGGCAGGCCCGGCACGACCTCGTCACCGGCCAGGTGCGCATCGGCACGGCCGCCGACGACGCCCGCAACCCCTACGCCTACCGCGGTGCCGGTCTCGCCCTCGGGCCCGACCTGCTGGGCACCTCGCTGCTCGCCGTAGGACCCGCGGGCTCCGGCAAGACCGGCAGCCTGGTGCGTCCGCTCACCGAGTCGCTGTGCCTGCACGCGCTCGCCGGGGGCGCCGCGGTCGTCGTGGTCGGCGCGGCGGGCGCGGACCTCGGCCCGACGGACGCGTACGACGTCGTCGTCCGGATCGGCAACCCGGACTCCGTGTACGACCTGGACCTGTACGGCGGCACCACCGACCCCGACGAGGCCGCCGTCGTACTCGCGGAGGCCCTGGCCGGCGACCTCACCGACCAGCACCAGGGCGGCGACACCCGCCGCTCCACCACCGTCCTCGCCCAGCTGCTCGGCCCCTTCCGCGCGGTCCACGGCCGCTTCCCCGGCGTGCCCGAACTGCGGCAGTTGCTGGACGGCGCGCCCGGACCCCTGGCCGAACTGCGCGAGGGACTGCGGGCGGCCGGTCTGGAGTCCCTGCTGCGCGAGCTGGACGCGCGCGAGCGGCAGCAGGGCCGGCCCGGCGACGTGGGCGGCGTCCTGGCCGACCGGGTGGCGCTCCTTGACCGCCCCGCCTTCGCCCCGTTCTTCGACACCTCCGGACAGTCCCGGCCGTTCTCCCTCAAGGCCCTCGACCACCCGGTGCGGGTCCGCATCGACCTTCCCCAGCGCGGCCACGCCGACGCCTCCCGGATGCTGGCCCGGCTGGTGCTCGCCCAGTTCACCGCGAGCGTCTCGGTGCGGGAGGACCGGTCGCTGTTCGCCTGCCTGGTACTGGACGACGCGAGCGGCGTGGTGACGCCGGAGGCGGTACGGGGCGTGCAGCGGCTGCGCTCGGCCGGGGCCGGCGTGGTCCTGACCCTGCGCACCCTGGACGACGTACCGCGCCCGTTGCGCGGACCGCTGCTCGGGGCCATCGGGTGCCGGATGGCGCTGTCCGGGCTCACCCCCTGGGACGGGCAGGACTTCGCCGAGGTGTGGGGCAAGGAGTGGACCGAGGCCCGCGACGTCACCGACCGGCAGATCATCGCCGAGACCCCGGCGGGCAAGGCCGTGCACATGCTCCGCCGGGTGATCACCGGCAAGGCGCCCACCGCGCGCGCGGTGACCGTCCGCCAGGTCGAGCGGGAACGCTGGTCGGCCTCCGAGCTGGCGCACGCCGTGCCGGCCGGGCACGCGGTGCTGTCGCTGACCAGCGTCAAGGGGGAGCACGCGCCGCCGCTGCTGGTGGATCTGCGCGGGTGA
- a CDS encoding PucR family transcriptional regulator codes for MPPTLASLVHHSALKLTVRAGEDRLDVPVRWAHVSELADPVPYMEGGELLLITALKLDAEDPDAMHRYVKRLAGAGVVGLGFAVGVNYDDIPEALVDAARQEGLPLIEVPRRTPFLAISKAVSAAIAADQYRAVTAGFAAQRELTRRTLTDGPEGLLAGLAAQVDGWAALYDASGAVVATAPEWAGRRAARLTADVRRLRERPAPASSVVGGAGNTEHSENADRVELHSLGTSRRPRSALAVGTAAALGTAERYAVHSAIALLTLTTERSRSLHEAGLRIDAAVLRMLLAGEPDHARTVAGDLYGGLLDAPFRMIVAESGAARNRAATTGHTAGETGGDPGGDPLGTLAALAEVAESAAARSGEAVLVVPEGERLVVLATDGGAAVAACVEHASALEAARPAAEPLAGGDEESLVVGLSAPSGPIAASAAYKQAQQALSVARRRGRVCVEHEHVAAGSVLPLLADDAVRAFADGLLRALHEHDATGRGDLVASLRAWLSRHGQWDAAAADLGVHRHTLRYRMRRVEEILGRSLDDPDVRMELWLALKTTAPE; via the coding sequence ATGCCCCCGACGCTCGCCTCGCTCGTCCACCACTCGGCGCTCAAGCTGACCGTGCGCGCCGGCGAGGACCGCCTCGACGTGCCGGTGCGCTGGGCCCACGTCAGCGAACTCGCCGACCCCGTGCCCTACATGGAGGGCGGGGAGCTGCTGCTGATCACCGCCCTCAAGCTGGACGCCGAGGACCCCGACGCGATGCACCGGTACGTGAAGCGGCTGGCCGGCGCCGGAGTGGTGGGCCTCGGATTCGCCGTCGGGGTCAACTACGACGACATCCCCGAGGCCTTGGTGGACGCCGCCCGGCAGGAGGGGCTGCCGCTGATCGAGGTGCCGCGCCGCACCCCCTTCCTCGCCATCAGCAAGGCCGTCTCCGCCGCCATCGCCGCCGACCAGTACCGCGCGGTCACGGCGGGCTTCGCCGCCCAGCGGGAGCTGACCCGGCGGACCCTCACCGACGGCCCGGAGGGGCTGCTGGCCGGGCTCGCCGCGCAGGTCGACGGCTGGGCGGCGCTGTACGACGCCTCGGGCGCCGTCGTCGCCACCGCACCGGAGTGGGCGGGGAGGAGGGCCGCCCGGCTCACCGCGGACGTGCGGCGGCTGCGCGAGCGACCCGCACCGGCCTCGTCGGTGGTCGGCGGAGCGGGGAACACCGAGCACTCCGAGAACGCCGACCGGGTCGAGCTGCACTCCCTGGGCACCTCCCGCAGACCCCGCTCCGCGCTCGCCGTCGGCACCGCCGCCGCCCTGGGCACCGCCGAGCGGTACGCCGTCCACTCCGCCATCGCCCTGCTGACCCTCACCACGGAACGCTCCCGCTCCCTGCACGAGGCCGGGCTGCGCATCGACGCGGCCGTGCTGCGCATGCTGCTCGCCGGCGAACCCGACCACGCGCGCACGGTCGCCGGGGACCTGTACGGAGGCCTGCTGGACGCGCCGTTCCGGATGATCGTCGCCGAGTCGGGGGCGGCCAGGAACAGGGCCGCCACGACCGGGCACACCGCCGGTGAGACGGGCGGCGACCCCGGCGGCGACCCGCTCGGCACCCTCGCCGCGCTCGCCGAGGTGGCGGAGTCCGCGGCGGCCCGCTCCGGCGAGGCGGTGCTGGTCGTCCCCGAGGGGGAACGCCTGGTGGTGCTGGCCACCGACGGGGGCGCGGCGGTCGCCGCCTGCGTCGAGCACGCGTCGGCGCTGGAGGCCGCCCGCCCGGCCGCCGAGCCCCTGGCGGGCGGCGACGAGGAGAGCCTGGTCGTCGGTCTTTCGGCACCGTCCGGGCCCATCGCCGCGTCCGCCGCCTACAAGCAGGCCCAGCAGGCCCTTTCGGTGGCCCGCCGGCGCGGCCGCGTCTGTGTGGAGCACGAGCACGTGGCGGCCGGCTCGGTCCTGCCGCTGCTCGCCGACGACGCGGTGCGCGCCTTCGCCGACGGCCTGCTGCGGGCGCTGCACGAGCACGACGCCACCGGCCGGGGCGACCTGGTCGCCTCCCTGCGCGCCTGGCTCTCCCGCCACGGCCAGTGGGACGCGGCCGCCGCCGACCTCGGCGTCCACCGCCACACCCTGCGCTACCGGATGCGCCGGGTCGAGGAGATCCTCGGCCGCTCCCTGGACGACCCGGACGTCCGCATGGAGCTGTGGCTGGCCCTGAAGACAACGGCACCGGAGTAA
- a CDS encoding aldehyde dehydrogenase family protein, which yields MTSTHAFWLAGRQATGESDFDVTSPWDGTTVGTVSLPTDAQVEEAVAAAYAVRDEFAATPAHVRAAALDHVSRRLVERTEEIARLISAENGKPVKWARGEVGRAVSVFRFAAEEARRFNGGEAQRLDTDAGGQGRLALTRRFPKGVVLGIAPFNFPLNLCAHKIAPAIAAGAPLILKPAPATPLSGLILGELLAETDLPAGSWSILPVPNDRMPALVQDERLPVISFTGSETVGYAIMDSVPRKHCTLELGGNGAAVVLADWASDEDLDRAAARIATFSNYQGGQSCISVQRVIADAAVYDRLLPRIVAAVEAQVTGDPNDDATDVGPLVSEAAAERVETWVREAVDAGAKLLTGGKRDGASYTPTVLTELPADTTLAREEVFGPVLSVRKVTGEAEAFAAVNDSKYGLQAGVFTHDLQAAFRAHRALEVGGVVIGDVPSYRADQMPYGGAKQSGVGREGVKFAMDDYTYERVLVLTGLAL from the coding sequence ATGACTTCCACCCACGCCTTCTGGCTCGCCGGCCGCCAGGCCACCGGCGAGTCCGACTTCGACGTCACGTCCCCCTGGGACGGCACCACCGTCGGCACGGTGAGCCTCCCCACCGACGCCCAGGTCGAGGAGGCCGTGGCCGCCGCGTACGCCGTACGGGACGAGTTCGCCGCCACCCCGGCCCACGTACGGGCCGCCGCCCTCGACCACGTCAGCCGCCGCCTGGTGGAGCGCACCGAGGAGATCGCCCGCCTGATCTCCGCCGAGAACGGCAAGCCCGTCAAGTGGGCCCGCGGCGAGGTCGGCCGCGCCGTCTCGGTGTTCCGCTTCGCCGCCGAGGAGGCCCGCCGCTTCAACGGCGGCGAGGCCCAGCGCCTGGACACCGACGCCGGCGGCCAGGGGCGCCTCGCGCTCACCCGCCGCTTCCCCAAGGGCGTGGTCCTCGGCATCGCGCCCTTCAACTTCCCCCTCAACCTGTGCGCCCACAAGATCGCCCCCGCGATCGCCGCCGGCGCGCCCCTCATCCTCAAGCCGGCCCCGGCGACGCCCCTGTCCGGCCTGATCCTCGGCGAGCTGCTCGCCGAGACCGACCTGCCCGCCGGCTCCTGGAGCATCCTCCCGGTCCCGAACGACCGCATGCCCGCCCTCGTCCAGGACGAGCGCCTGCCGGTCATCTCCTTCACCGGCTCCGAGACCGTCGGCTACGCGATCATGGACTCGGTGCCGCGCAAGCACTGCACGCTGGAGCTGGGCGGCAACGGTGCGGCCGTCGTCCTCGCCGACTGGGCGAGCGACGAGGACCTGGACCGGGCCGCGGCGCGCATCGCGACCTTCTCCAACTACCAGGGCGGCCAGTCCTGCATCTCCGTGCAGCGCGTGATCGCCGACGCCGCCGTCTACGACCGCCTGCTGCCCCGCATCGTCGCCGCCGTCGAGGCCCAGGTCACCGGCGACCCGAACGACGACGCGACGGACGTCGGCCCGCTGGTCAGCGAGGCCGCCGCCGAGCGCGTGGAGACGTGGGTGCGGGAGGCCGTCGACGCGGGCGCGAAGCTCCTCACCGGCGGCAAGCGCGACGGCGCCTCCTACACCCCGACCGTCCTCACCGAGCTGCCCGCCGACACCACCCTCGCCCGCGAGGAGGTCTTCGGCCCGGTCCTCAGCGTGCGGAAGGTGACCGGCGAGGCCGAGGCGTTCGCCGCCGTCAACGACTCCAAGTACGGCCTCCAGGCAGGCGTGTTCACCCACGACCTGCAGGCCGCCTTCCGCGCCCACCGCGCCCTGGAGGTCGGCGGCGTCGTCATCGGCGACGTCCCCTCCTACCGCGCCGACCAGATGCCCTACGGCGGTGCCAAGCAGTCCGGCGTCGGCCGCGAGGGCGTGAAGTTCGCGATGGACGACTACACCTACGAGCGGGTGCTGGTCCTCACCGGACTCGCCCTCTGA
- the gabT gene encoding 4-aminobutyrate--2-oxoglutarate transaminase produces the protein MTAVPQERRVVTAIPGPKSQELQARRTAVVAQGVGSTLPVFVARAGGGVVEDVDGNRLIDFGSGIAVTSVGASAEAVVRRASAQLADFTHTCFMVTPYEGYVAVAEALAELTPGDHAKKSALFNSGAEAVENAVKIARAYTKRQAVVVFDHGYHGRTNLTMALTAKNMPYKDGFGPFAPEVYRVPVAYGYRWPTGAEHAGPEAAAQAIDQITKQVGAQNVAAIVIEPVLGEGGFIEPAKGFLPAISRFAEDNGIVFVADEIQSGFCRTGQWFACEDEGIVPDLITTAKGIAGGLPLSAVTGRAEIMDAAHSGGLGGTYGGNPVACAGALGAIETMKELDLNARAKDIEAVMKSRLAAMAEKFDVIGDVRGRGAMIAIELVKDRDTKEPNPEATAALAKACHQEGLLVLTCGTYGNVLRFLPPLVIGEDLLTEGLDIIEQAFTRI, from the coding sequence ATGACCGCAGTTCCGCAGGAGCGCCGCGTCGTCACCGCCATTCCCGGCCCGAAGTCGCAGGAGCTGCAGGCCCGCCGTACGGCCGTGGTCGCGCAGGGTGTGGGCTCCACGCTGCCCGTCTTCGTCGCGCGCGCCGGTGGCGGTGTCGTCGAGGACGTGGACGGCAACCGTCTGATCGACTTCGGTTCCGGCATCGCGGTAACCTCGGTCGGCGCCTCCGCCGAGGCCGTCGTGCGCAGGGCGTCCGCGCAGCTCGCCGACTTCACCCACACCTGTTTCATGGTGACGCCGTACGAGGGCTACGTCGCCGTCGCCGAGGCGCTGGCCGAGCTGACGCCGGGCGACCACGCGAAGAAGTCGGCGCTGTTCAACAGTGGCGCCGAGGCCGTGGAGAACGCCGTCAAGATCGCGCGGGCGTACACCAAGCGGCAGGCCGTGGTCGTCTTCGACCACGGGTACCACGGCCGGACCAACCTGACGATGGCGCTGACCGCCAAGAACATGCCGTACAAGGACGGCTTCGGCCCCTTCGCGCCGGAGGTGTACCGCGTGCCGGTCGCCTACGGCTACCGGTGGCCCACGGGTGCGGAGCACGCCGGTCCGGAGGCCGCCGCGCAGGCGATCGACCAGATCACCAAGCAGGTCGGCGCTCAGAACGTGGCCGCGATCGTCATCGAGCCGGTGCTCGGTGAGGGCGGCTTCATCGAGCCGGCCAAGGGCTTCCTGCCCGCGATCAGCCGGTTCGCCGAGGACAACGGCATCGTCTTCGTCGCGGACGAGATCCAGTCCGGCTTCTGCCGCACCGGTCAGTGGTTCGCCTGCGAGGACGAGGGCATCGTCCCGGACCTGATCACGACGGCGAAGGGCATCGCGGGCGGTCTGCCGCTGTCCGCCGTCACCGGCCGCGCCGAGATCATGGACGCCGCGCACTCCGGCGGCCTCGGCGGCACCTACGGCGGCAACCCGGTGGCGTGCGCGGGCGCGCTCGGTGCCATCGAGACGATGAAGGAGCTGGACCTCAACGCCCGGGCGAAGGACATCGAGGCGGTCATGAAGTCCCGCCTGGCCGCCATGGCCGAGAAGTTCGACGTCATCGGCGACGTCCGGGGCCGCGGCGCGATGATCGCCATCGAGCTGGTCAAGGACCGCGACACCAAGGAGCCGAACCCGGAGGCGACCGCCGCGCTCGCCAAGGCCTGCCACCAGGAGGGCCTGCTGGTCCTGACCTGTGGCACCTACGGCAACGTGCTGCGTTTCCTGCCCCCGCTGGTGATCGGGGAGGACCTGCTGACCGAAGGTCTCGACATCATCGAGCAGGCCTTCACCCGCATCTGA
- a CDS encoding cytidine deaminase — MPSQTNPVDHELIEAAAHVARTRCRGDNHTMAAAARARDGRIVTAVNAYHFTGGPCAELVVVGSAAAQGVYELRTIVAVGDRERGVVPPCGRCRQVLLDYFPGLEVIVGDGDRVRAVPVTDLLPETYVWADHQLDAG; from the coding sequence ATGCCCTCGCAGACGAACCCCGTCGACCACGAACTCATCGAGGCCGCGGCGCACGTGGCCCGCACCCGTTGCCGGGGCGACAACCACACCATGGCGGCCGCGGCCCGCGCCCGGGACGGCCGGATCGTCACGGCCGTCAACGCCTACCACTTCACCGGCGGCCCCTGCGCCGAGCTGGTCGTCGTCGGCTCGGCGGCGGCCCAGGGCGTGTACGAGCTGCGGACGATCGTCGCGGTCGGGGACCGTGAGCGCGGGGTCGTCCCACCGTGCGGCCGGTGCCGTCAGGTCCTGCTCGACTACTTCCCCGGCCTCGAGGTGATCGTCGGTGACGGCGACCGCGTCCGCGCGGTCCCCGTCACCGACCTGCTGCCCGAGACGTACGTCTGGGCGGACCACCAGCTCGACGCCGGATGA
- a CDS encoding glycoside hydrolase family 3 C-terminal domain-containing protein: MTAPTPPFRDPQLPFAKRVDDLMSRLTLDEKTAFLHQFGPAVERLGIAAFRTGQEALHGVAWMGPATVFPQAVGIGATWNEDLVRRIGEAVSKEARAMRARDDRVGLNVWSPTVNLLRHPLWGRNEEGYSEDPRLTSAVATAYTRGLRGDHPAYWRTAPVLKHWLAHNNETDRDTSSASVRPRVLHEYDLRAFRDTVEAGAVAGVMPAYNLVNGRPNHLSPYLGRHLRTWTREDLLVCSDAGAPSNLVDSEHYFDTHEEATAAALRAGVDSFTDHGTDSSRIVARVRGALDAGLLTEADVDAAVRRQLSVRFRLGEFDPEHDPYASAAETAGDFDTPEHRVLAREAAEQAVVLLRNDGVLPLAPDTRVAVVGLLADECKLDWYSGTLIHRSTPLEGLYERFGADRVSFAEGVDRVRLRTADGRFLHVLAADDAPAEARGTEGALDPALLAGRTDLPPLTTDAVGTELALIDWGEGVLTLRAPDGRYLSVAEDGFVRASADQPGGWIVQETFRLEPHDDGHLLRHAGTGRPVQVAADGVKVAAPDAGAGDDTDAELFELVVVERGEDAVTRVAAGADVVVVVAGNDPHINGRETEDRTTLRLPAHQERLLRAARAANPATVLALVSAYPYAVDVETLPAVLWTAHGGQAAGTALARVLAGDVSPAGRLPQTWYADDADLPGLLDYDVIGGRQTYLYFEGTPLFPFGHGLSYASFGYGDLTAQVRDGTVAVSFTVTNTGEVSADEVAQLYVRAEAPSVPRPRRELLAHRRLTLAPGASDRVSFQVPLSALEFWDVAHDLWRLEPGPYALLVGASSEDVRLSTTLTLDGEPAAPRPVGVRGLAAVDFDEQSGTEIVDRTRAAGDALTAASGRTGELLYRDCDFGTGVSGVTVSVAGAGSVEVALGGGPWTAALSPQAPTAGPYDYVELESAFAAEGVHDLRIRLRGALRLAHVGFSG; the protein is encoded by the coding sequence GTGACCGCACCCACGCCGCCGTTCCGTGATCCGCAACTGCCGTTCGCGAAGCGCGTCGACGACCTGATGTCGCGGCTCACGCTCGACGAGAAGACCGCCTTCCTGCACCAGTTCGGGCCCGCGGTCGAGCGGCTCGGCATCGCCGCCTTCCGCACCGGCCAGGAGGCGCTGCACGGCGTGGCCTGGATGGGCCCGGCGACCGTGTTCCCGCAGGCCGTGGGGATCGGCGCCACCTGGAACGAGGATTTGGTGCGGCGGATCGGCGAGGCGGTGTCCAAGGAGGCCAGGGCGATGCGCGCGCGGGACGACCGCGTCGGCCTCAACGTCTGGTCCCCGACGGTGAACCTGCTGCGCCACCCGCTGTGGGGCCGCAACGAGGAGGGCTACTCCGAGGACCCGAGGCTCACCTCCGCCGTCGCCACCGCCTACACCCGGGGCCTGCGCGGCGACCACCCGGCGTACTGGCGCACCGCACCCGTCCTCAAGCACTGGCTCGCGCACAACAACGAGACCGACCGGGACACCTCCTCGGCCTCCGTCCGTCCGCGCGTCCTCCACGAGTACGACCTGCGGGCCTTCCGCGACACGGTCGAGGCGGGCGCGGTGGCCGGGGTGATGCCGGCCTACAACCTGGTCAACGGCCGCCCCAACCACCTCTCCCCGTACCTCGGCCGGCACCTGCGCACCTGGACGCGGGAGGATCTCCTGGTCTGCTCGGACGCGGGCGCGCCCTCCAACCTGGTCGACTCGGAGCACTACTTCGACACCCACGAGGAGGCGACCGCCGCCGCGCTGCGGGCCGGGGTGGACAGCTTCACCGACCACGGGACGGACTCCTCGAGGATCGTCGCCCGGGTCCGGGGCGCCCTGGACGCGGGCCTGCTGACGGAGGCGGACGTGGACGCGGCGGTACGCCGTCAGCTGTCGGTCCGCTTCCGGCTGGGCGAGTTCGACCCGGAGCACGATCCGTACGCGAGTGCGGCGGAGACCGCCGGGGACTTCGACACGCCGGAGCACCGGGTACTCGCCCGGGAGGCGGCCGAGCAGGCGGTGGTCCTGCTCAGGAACGACGGGGTGCTGCCGCTGGCCCCCGACACCCGCGTCGCCGTCGTCGGACTGCTCGCCGACGAGTGCAAGCTCGACTGGTACAGTGGCACGCTCATCCACCGCTCCACTCCGCTGGAGGGCCTGTACGAGCGGTTCGGCGCCGACCGCGTGAGCTTCGCGGAGGGCGTGGACCGGGTACGGCTGCGCACGGCCGACGGCAGGTTCCTGCACGTCCTCGCGGCGGACGACGCCCCCGCCGAGGCGCGCGGCACGGAGGGCGCCCTGGACCCCGCCCTGCTGGCCGGCCGCACCGACCTGCCGCCCCTGACCACCGACGCCGTCGGCACCGAACTGGCGCTCATCGACTGGGGCGAGGGCGTGCTCACCCTGCGCGCGCCCGACGGCCGGTACCTGTCCGTCGCCGAGGACGGCTTCGTGCGCGCCTCCGCCGACCAGCCCGGGGGCTGGATCGTGCAGGAGACCTTCCGGCTGGAGCCCCACGACGACGGTCACCTCCTGAGGCACGCGGGAACGGGTCGTCCCGTCCAGGTCGCCGCCGACGGCGTGAAGGTTGCCGCGCCGGACGCGGGCGCCGGGGACGACACGGACGCCGAGCTCTTCGAGCTGGTCGTCGTCGAGCGCGGCGAGGACGCGGTGACGCGGGTGGCGGCCGGGGCGGACGTGGTCGTCGTGGTCGCGGGCAACGACCCGCACATCAACGGCCGGGAGACCGAGGACCGTACGACGCTGCGGCTGCCCGCCCACCAGGAACGGCTGCTGCGCGCGGCCCGCGCCGCCAACCCGGCGACCGTGCTGGCGCTGGTGTCCGCCTACCCGTACGCGGTGGACGTCGAGACGCTCCCGGCGGTGCTGTGGACCGCGCACGGCGGGCAGGCGGCCGGCACCGCGCTGGCCCGGGTCCTCGCCGGGGACGTCTCCCCCGCGGGCCGGCTCCCGCAGACCTGGTACGCCGACGACGCCGACCTGCCCGGCCTCCTCGACTACGACGTGATCGGCGGCCGCCAGACCTACCTGTACTTCGAGGGGACACCGCTGTTCCCCTTCGGGCACGGCCTGTCCTACGCGTCCTTCGGGTACGGGGACCTGACGGCGCAGGTGCGGGACGGGACGGTGGCCGTGTCCTTCACGGTCACCAACACCGGGGAGGTGTCCGCCGACGAGGTGGCCCAGCTCTACGTCCGTGCCGAGGCACCGTCGGTGCCGCGCCCGCGCCGGGAACTGCTGGCCCACCGCCGGCTCACCCTGGCCCCGGGGGCGTCGGACCGGGTCTCCTTCCAGGTGCCGCTGTCCGCCCTCGAGTTCTGGGACGTCGCGCACGACCTGTGGCGGCTGGAGCCGGGGCCGTACGCCCTGCTGGTGGGTGCCTCCAGCGAGGACGTGCGCCTGTCGACGACCCTGACCCTCGACGGCGAGCCCGCGGCACCGCGCCCGGTGGGCGTCCGCGGCCTGGCGGCCGTCGACTTCGATGAGCAGAGCGGCACGGAGATCGTCGACCGGACGAGGGCCGCGGGCGACGCGCTGACGGCGGCCTCCGGACGAACGGGCGAACTGCTCTACCGGGACTGCGACTTCGGCACCGGGGTGAGCGGGGTGACCGTGTCGGTCGCGGGTGCGGGCTCGGTCGAGGTCGCCCTCGGCGGGGGCCCGTGGACGGCGGCGCTGTCACCGCAGGCCCCGACCGCGGGGCCGTACGACTACGTGGAGCTGGAGAGCGCCTTCGCCGCCGAGGGCGTCCACGATCTCCGCATCAGGCTGCGCGGCGCTCTGCGGCTCGCGCACGTCGGCTTCTCCGGTTGA